The sequence below is a genomic window from Penaeus monodon isolate SGIC_2016 chromosome 14, NSTDA_Pmon_1, whole genome shotgun sequence.
TCATTTTATGTGAGGAAATAAATGAGACAATTACCAGAGAAATGATTACATCTTAAACTTCTTCATATTTTCCTATTctgggtgtgtattttttttacagtgtcCAACTAGTtaaataataaccatataaaGATCCTGCCATTcatttgctattgtcattatatttgatTAATGGAGATGGAATTGCCACATTATATTTAATTGTTAAGTGTCAGGATATGTtagatatttttaatttctagatatttatcatataaaagtgaaaagaaatatatattgactatactataaaaataaatagaaaatgccAAAAACTACCCAATGTCTTTCTAAGTAAAATATTCTCCCCAAGTCCTTACCCaaaatttgcatggtcttttcttctccctttttccttttctttttcttcttcatccccttcttctgtccacttatcctaatctttAACTCgtatttacccttttcgccacaatactttattttaatgttatactTGGAGGCTTCACCCCTAAGCTGCACCCTATCGCTTAGATGTTGATATGGAAGAAAAgtttcaataaataaacaaataaaataaaatcagtctTGTTATCCTTATCCCTGTAAGCAAACCTGCTAGATGATCCTGTAGTTATGTTCTTAAGTCTTTTTATCGAGTGTGTATTAATCACATCTTCATGAAACTTCTCATTTGACCATGCTTTcattaagagaaaaacaaatataatttacataatttctGCTTGTGCCCCCCAGGGTAAGATCCACTACTCTATGCAGAATCTATTAACGATGGATATGCAGTTAAATTGTAAATAAATCTAAACTCACTGATACTGTACCACTGGAGACCTCAGAAATAGTCATCATTAGCTGGAAGAAAATGTTTTgcttctattactatttttgttgttattattgttattgttattagtttattatgttcctaacagtaataattgaaataaaaaacaacaatgaatgcCTACATGTAGTCCTATTACTAGGTTAATGTGAGAAATATTCACATTAATTTACTGTTTTCTGTATGTCTTACTCCATGAATGGACCTAGCTTTATAAAATTCAGAGCAAGTCTCTGGGAAGCTGAGCATATAGAGCAcaatggaaaaaatatagaacAATATGGTGAACCACAGATCAGACACATCTGTATATTCTTATACAATAGAAATTATTGGACATTAGTACCTCATGTATAGTTATTTGAACACTAAAATTGGAAATGCAGAAATTATTGCCAGAAGAAAAGATTTAATTAATAAACAGATTTTATGACACAAGTATGGAAAgtactctgtatatataaaatattcctaAAGTACTGAGAATAAATGCTACACTAATTTCAAGGCCACATAAATCTGACAATAATTCAgttattttgtatttaataaCACCCTTACGGCaaactatacatatttttttttttttttttttttttttttttttttttttttaataaaaaaaaaacaggtaagtgATAGCGGAGTTTGCTCATAAAAGATATTTATtcctataaaacaaaataatacaagacaaaaagaaaagaaaagaaaaaacaaatggaaCAATAATTGCCATCTGCTTTCATATGTGAATGACTTGTTCAGGTTATCACTTCTTGGAGAAGTGTAATTGCATAACAGTTAAcatgaaaataatggaaaactTCATCTTACAATAAAGTCATGTTAATATTGTATACTGACTTTACAGCAATTATAAACAGTACTTGaatgtagaaaataaatataaagataatatcatttcttaaatgatgaaaaggaagagaaacccattatttttgccatttctGGGTCCATGCTTGATCCTTGGTCCTCATCGATAGAGGAATCTGCCTTACGTTTCCGCTCCTTGCGTTTCTCACGTCGATATTCTTTAAGCTTTTCCTCCTGAAGGAAAGagatttgaataaataaaatacaaaatatctaCATACTGATAAAAGCATCCAGtcttcatcatctatatatatataaaatatatatatatatatatatatatatatatatatatatatatatatatatatatatatatatatatatatatataagtatatatatattatatatatatatatatctatacatatatatatatatatatataatatatatatatatatattatatatatatatatatatatatatatatatatatatatatatatatatactataaatgtagTATGGCTCAtatactctgattttttttttttatctttactataattgcaaaatacaaattacatttaCAGTACATTATTAACTTAAATTATAAAATCTAACTAATAATtgtaaaatctttacctcttccttTAATTCCTGCATTCTCTGTTCTACATCAtagtctttcttcttttctttagctTTTCTTATTCATATCAAATCGTTTTTTCACTTGGTCCAGAGAGGATCGTTCAACTCTCATGGACATTCCAAGATTTCTTTGatctgtaatattaaaatatagaaatgtaAAGTTTCCAGACATACTATATTCTAGAAAAAATTTCTGCTACTTGTGGCTATATTTctgaacaaaaatatacatatatagcaagaACATTATATGAAATAACATCATATCTGTTTATCACTCAacacaatatactatatttttgtcTGCTAGACTTTAATGTTTAATGTGACTGTGACAGCCCACAAATAAAAATTCACTTGTTTAACTACTGGAagtaaaaataaatcttaatattAATTAAGGATCAGTGTAAAAACTGAAAACATTAAATAACATCATATCTATTCATCACTCCACAcaatattactaaaatttttgTCTACTAGACTTTAATGTTTAATGTGAATGTGACAAGCCGACAAATAAAAATTCACTTTAACTGTTGGAAGTAAAAATAAACCTTAATATTTATTAAGGATCAGTGTAAATACTgagaacagtaaaaataacataataaacactGAAGAACTTAATCATCATATTTCATGTAGTACCTCCCAGGATATAATATAAACAGCAACTGAGGTTTTGGACAAAAGATCAACTTACTGCAATGCTAAAATTTTATGGTACTCTGTGCAGTACATACTCAGTTGACTTAAGAAGCAAATTTGACAAATCTTATTGCAATTTACTCACGTTTTTTGCCATTGATGTGGTCTAGGAAGTTAATAGAATCCTTCACAACACAATCGCACACATTGCAATAATAcctgaaaaaatcaaaaaaaatatataaagaaaaagtaaaactcCACTTCATTTCTGCCCTGTAAGTTTATTCTTCACTATTGGTTATCCTTACTCTAACACAGAATACATTAACAAGAATAATTAAATACTGAATACTGTGAATTgctttctttcccatttcatGGATTTTAGACACATAATGTACAGTACACAAGATTCCTTCTTCCCATTTCCGAGTGTCAAAAAACCCATCTTTCTATGCACTCTTTTAACACCATACAAATCCTCAAAGTTTGCAATTTCATAGTATATGTTCTACTGGAAATGTTTGGCAATTCAGTTTTTCACATAAACTTTCAATATATAACTTTAATTCAGGCTTATGACAATTACTACGGATATTACAAAATTAATGCTTGCTT
It includes:
- the LOC119580882 gene encoding LOW QUALITY PROTEIN: zinc finger matrin-type protein 2-like (The sequence of the model RefSeq protein was modified relative to this genomic sequence to represent the inferred CDS: inserted 2 bases in 1 codon), encoding MSGSGSSSGPEFRRKWDRDEYESIAQQRIRAERDAAQAQKQKIAPVKRELLKQREYKVDIDSKLGKSQVITKTTPASQSGGYYCNVCDCVVKDSINFLDHINGKKHQRNLGMSMRVERSSLDQVKKRFDMNXRKAKEKKKDYDVEQRMQELKEEEEKLKEYRREKRKERKRKADSSIDEDQGSSMDPEMAKIMGFSSFSSFKK